The DNA segment ATCCACATTGTCATCCACAAGAATGCAACGATATACCCAACTGATCCAGGTGACGATAAAAACTTCGGAATTTTTAATATCGGGAAGGATGGAGAATATACCGAGAATGTGAGTATACGTGGTAAAAGTGGTCAATATACCATTGATGTTAGTACTTCAAGAAATACCAATGTAAGGGTATTCTCATTATTTAATACTCAGAATTTTTTACTGTCTGATGCAAGTGTGATAGATGACAATACTAAATTTTCTGCAATCATGATGGGCTATTCAGAATACAATGGCGAGTATGTGATGTCTGAAAACGGTGTGGTAAGAAATTGTAGAATAGAAAAAGCACATTATGGCTATGGGCTAGTGCAATCTCAAGCATTAAGACATGTATTCTTTAAAGATATTTGGGGTGACGGTGGTGTAACTTTACGTCTTGAAACGGGCTTAAATAAAATGAATGAGTTACAAATTGGTGGTAACCATGATATATACGCTAACAATGTGTACTGTGAAAATGGAAATGCCAGTGTGATGATCTCTCCACATGCGATTAAAAATGGACATGTTGAGATTGATGGAGTAGAAGCTGTAAATACAGGATTTGCTGTACGAATTGATAAAGGGTATGTTACCAAAGAGCAAGATTCTTTAGGAATTACACCGGGTTATTATGCAAACACATGTATTGTAAAGAATGTAAAAGGAACTTATGGAACTACTGCTCAAGTGAAATCAAAACATTTTGGTTACTTACCTTGTCAGGAGAGAGAGCTAATTGGAACAGAATACAATAAAGATGGTGAGAGTTACCCTGCTCCAGCAGTTGCTGCAGTATTGTACCGTGGAGGTAATGGCAATAATGCTGAGGGGTATTATACCGTAGATATTTCGTCAGTAGAAGCCATTGATTTCAAATATCAGGAAGCGATTATTGTCGAGGAAACTTGGATTGATGACTGTTCTCAAGTACCTGTTGATCCAACTAATCCTCCCGTTGATGGTGAGCCAACATCAAAAGAAGATCTATTGAATTTAGGTTATCAAGTTTATCCAAACCCAAGTGATGGAGTTTTCAATGTGAAAGGAACTACCATTAATGATGCTTCTACTATTGTGATTTATAATCTACAAGGGCAAGAAGTAACACCTGTTTTACTCAGAAGATTCCAACGTATTAAAGTGGATATAACAGCTTATCCTTCTGGATTATATATGGTTAATGTAGATGGAA comes from the Flammeovirga agarivorans genome and includes:
- a CDS encoding T9SS type A sorting domain-containing protein, with the protein product MKRILLTTCVVLFSWATLSAQNESDFYTEKLNTVDRTVDLVVDYNVDNTDTGDDSEKLQQAIDDLTVLENGGRINIPGGEYFLKDIQIKSNIHIVIHKNATIYPTDPGDDKNFGIFNIGKDGEYTENVSIRGKSGQYTIDVSTSRNTNVRVFSLFNTQNFLLSDASVIDDNTKFSAIMMGYSEYNGEYVMSENGVVRNCRIEKAHYGYGLVQSQALRHVFFKDIWGDGGVTLRLETGLNKMNELQIGGNHDIYANNVYCENGNASVMISPHAIKNGHVEIDGVEAVNTGFAVRIDKGYVTKEQDSLGITPGYYANTCIVKNVKGTYGTTAQVKSKHFGYLPCQERELIGTEYNKDGESYPAPAVAAVLYRGGNGNNAEGYYTVDISSVEAIDFKYQEAIIVEETWIDDCSQVPVDPTNPPVDGEPTSKEDLLNLGYQVYPNPSDGVFNVKGTTINDASTIVIYNLQGQEVTPVLLRRFQRIKVDITAYPSGLYMVNVDGNSFRILKN